CTGGGTGCGGTGGGCAGCCGGGTTGTCCTGTCGCTGCTCTTCTTTCTGGTGGTCACGCCCATCGGTCTCTTCCGGCGGGCTACCGGTGCCGACCCTCTTCTGCTCCGCCAGTGGCACCGGGGCGACGGCAGCCTCTTCCGCAGCCGCCAGGGGGTGATCCGGCGCCAGGACCTGGAAAGGCCATACTGAATCTTCCGAGGAAACCCGTATTCATGGACTTTCTCCACGACCTGTGGGGCTTCTTGCGCACCCGCAAAAAGTTCTGGCTGCTGCCCATCATCGTCACCCTGCTCCTCCTGGGCGGGCTGATCGTCTTCACCAGCGGCACGGCGGTGGCCCCCTTCATCTATACCCTGTTCTGAGACCGGAGGGGCACGGCCATGAGCGAGGCACAGCCCGCGGGCGCGGCGCCGGGCCATGAGGCCGGTGCCGGGCTGGGCGCGCGCCTGGGGCGGCTGTGGCAGGATGGCCTCGCCTGGCTGTGGCAGCCCCGGCGGCCCCGGGAGAGCGAGCTGGCCTTCGGTCTGCGGGCCTTGTTGCGCATCGGGCACATCACCATCCTGGAGTCGGACCGCAACCGCATCTCCCTTCGGGCCAGTGCCCTGACCTTCACCGTGCTCCTGGCCCTGGTGCCAACCTTGGCCCTCACCACCGCGGTGCTCAAGGGAT
The genomic region above belongs to Thermodesulfobacteriota bacterium and contains:
- a CDS encoding DUF5989 family protein; amino-acid sequence: MDFLHDLWGFLRTRKKFWLLPIIVTLLLLGGLIVFTSGTAVAPFIYTLF